A portion of the Sphingobacterium spiritivorum genome contains these proteins:
- a CDS encoding GyrI-like domain-containing protein, which yields MNFIEKHYDQLISIQQLEDISHYSYRNIQRIFRYTCGETIGAYQKRLRVENAYKMLLYSDHSISVIALKVGFYNVASFSKAFKQHFLISPTEARTGKTPLFTKADILPVEAKQILKPEIIYVRPTLVYYKSSFINYIDTEIESQWDTFLQYEFPQQGNEFYGVVADEPLIRENLNCRYDTCSSLQSLTSRLPSKTIGGGKYAQFTHHGRYDTIEDTYSQIYSGWILTAGLQFAPTPVIEKYVKHPDNTDSEEDQMTYIWLPLD from the coding sequence TTGAACTTTATAGAAAAACACTATGATCAGCTTATTTCTATTCAACAACTGGAAGATATCTCCCATTATTCATACAGAAATATTCAACGGATATTCCGCTATACGTGTGGGGAAACTATTGGTGCTTATCAAAAGAGGTTGAGGGTAGAAAATGCATACAAAATGTTACTCTACAGCGATCATTCCATTTCTGTCATTGCATTAAAGGTAGGATTTTACAATGTAGCCTCATTTTCAAAAGCTTTTAAACAACATTTTTTAATATCTCCGACCGAAGCCCGAACCGGAAAGACGCCCCTATTTACAAAAGCAGACATTTTACCCGTCGAAGCGAAACAGATTCTCAAACCGGAGATTATCTATGTTCGTCCCACACTAGTTTACTACAAAAGTTCCTTTATTAATTATATCGATACAGAGATCGAATCTCAGTGGGATACATTCTTACAATACGAATTTCCGCAGCAGGGTAATGAATTTTATGGTGTTGTTGCTGACGAACCGCTTATCAGGGAAAATCTAAACTGCAGGTACGACACCTGTTCATCACTGCAATCCCTGACAAGCAGACTGCCATCCAAGACCATTGGCGGAGGAAAATATGCGCAATTTACACATCACGGCAGATATGACACCATCGAAGATACATACAGCCAGATATATTCCGGCTGGATACTGACTGCAGGGCTACAGTTTGCTCCTACGCCAGTTATCGAAAAATATGTGAAACACCCGGACAACACGGATTCAGAAGAAGACCAGATGACTTACATATGGTTACCCTTAGATTAA
- a CDS encoding agmatine/peptidylarginine deiminase, giving the protein MTITLMILSTLFLSCSKESSIKNPVSPIDSTALYRMPEESALHEGTWLQWPHEHQYGKTFRERLDATWIAMTKALVKSEKVHIIVYDHTELKRVTALLQKAEVTLTHVDFTIAPTDDVWIRDNGPIYVKDKNGKLFVQDWGFNGWGEKADYENCNRIPSQLAANKNMQSINLNDIMINEGGSVEIDGNGTLMACKSSVLNENRNPGMTQQQAETIFTKYLGATHFIWLEGQAGLDITDMHIDGFARFANKSTIITMADEDLLYWQVPEHDITTLYDAVSKDGQPYHFVNVPLTKHDVTTTYGKNVGKASYINYYIGNNVVLVPNYNDPNDVVANATIQKLYPERKVIGIDCRNLFANGGMVHCVTQQQPK; this is encoded by the coding sequence ATGACAATCACACTTATGATCTTATCCACCCTCTTTTTATCCTGCTCAAAAGAAAGCAGCATAAAAAACCCGGTCTCTCCTATTGATTCTACAGCCCTGTACAGGATGCCGGAAGAATCAGCATTACATGAAGGTACCTGGCTGCAATGGCCACATGAACACCAATATGGCAAGACATTTCGTGAAAGGTTGGATGCCACCTGGATAGCGATGACCAAAGCTCTTGTAAAAAGTGAAAAAGTACATATAATCGTGTATGACCATACCGAACTGAAAAGAGTTACAGCATTACTACAGAAAGCTGAAGTCACGCTTACTCATGTGGATTTTACAATTGCTCCTACAGACGATGTATGGATCCGTGACAATGGACCGATCTATGTAAAAGATAAAAATGGGAAACTCTTTGTCCAGGACTGGGGATTCAATGGCTGGGGAGAAAAAGCTGACTATGAAAATTGCAACCGAATCCCGTCGCAACTGGCTGCTAATAAAAATATGCAATCCATAAACCTCAATGATATAATGATTAATGAAGGCGGAAGTGTAGAGATTGATGGAAATGGTACTTTAATGGCCTGTAAAAGCTCAGTACTTAACGAAAACCGCAATCCGGGTATGACACAGCAACAGGCAGAAACTATCTTTACCAAATATCTGGGTGCTACCCATTTTATCTGGCTGGAAGGACAAGCGGGGCTCGATATTACCGACATGCATATTGACGGATTTGCCAGATTTGCTAACAAATCTACTATTATCACAATGGCAGATGAGGATCTTTTATACTGGCAGGTACCTGAGCATGACATCACTACATTATATGACGCTGTTAGTAAGGATGGGCAGCCTTACCATTTTGTAAATGTACCTCTTACTAAACATGATGTAACAACAACATATGGAAAAAATGTCGGAAAGGCTTCCTACATCAATTATTATATTGGCAATAATGTGGTACTGGTACCCAATTATAACGATCCTAATGACGTGGTTGCCAATGCTACTATTCAAAAGCTGTATCCGGAAAGAAAAGTAATCGGCATAGATTGCCGTAATTTATTTGCCAACGGTGGTATGGTACATTGTGTCACACAACAACAACCAAAGTAG